The following are from one region of the Halarcobacter sp. genome:
- a CDS encoding ABC transporter permease gives MPSFQRLKAIFIKESLQIIRDPSALIIALILPLMLLFLMGYAISLDSKNIPLGIVVEKTSKHTTSLVKAFESSESFKVTISKDRRYFEKNLQEGNLRAMVIIPASFDKDILNHNPKIQIITDGSEPNIAGYVNKYAQELWQNWLSYENLKTNSLIDIKTRYWFNAPLLSSYFLLPGSIAVILTLIGTLLTALVVAREWERGTMEAIMSTPTTILELLLGKLLPYFVLGILSLIICILITLLWFDIPYRGSYFMLFLTSAVYLIPSLSLGLLISTLAKNQFVASQMALIIGFLPAMILSGFIFQISSMPYWLQVITNFIPATYFTTILQTLFLTGDVYEIIIPNTLWMLLIGFVLFTIIFIITKKKLS, from the coding sequence ATGCCTAGTTTTCAAAGATTAAAAGCGATATTTATCAAAGAGAGTTTACAAATCATAAGAGACCCTAGTGCTTTAATAATAGCATTGATTCTACCTTTGATGTTACTTTTTTTGATGGGTTATGCAATCTCACTTGATTCTAAAAATATACCTCTTGGAATAGTTGTTGAAAAAACTTCAAAACACACTACAAGTTTAGTAAAAGCTTTTGAAAGTAGTGAAAGTTTTAAAGTTACTATTTCAAAAGATAGAAGATATTTTGAAAAAAATCTTCAAGAGGGAAATCTAAGAGCCATGGTAATAATACCTGCAAGTTTTGATAAAGATATTTTAAATCATAATCCTAAAATTCAAATTATCACAGATGGAAGTGAGCCAAATATTGCAGGATATGTAAATAAATATGCCCAAGAGTTATGGCAAAATTGGTTATCTTATGAAAATCTAAAAACTAACTCTTTGATAGATATAAAAACAAGATATTGGTTTAATGCCCCTTTGCTTAGTAGCTACTTTTTACTTCCTGGTTCAATTGCAGTAATCTTAACTCTTATTGGTACACTTTTAACAGCCTTAGTTGTTGCAAGGGAGTGGGAAAGAGGTACAATGGAAGCTATTATGTCAACTCCAACAACAATTTTAGAGTTACTCTTAGGTAAACTTCTACCCTATTTTGTACTTGGGATATTATCTCTTATTATTTGTATTTTAATCACTCTATTATGGTTTGATATTCCTTATAGAGGCTCATATTTTATGTTATTTCTCACATCAGCTGTTTATTTAATACCTTCATTGAGTTTAGGTTTATTGATTTCAACCTTAGCAAAAAATCAGTTTGTTGCTTCACAAATGGCATTGATAATTGGATTTTTACCGGCCATGATACTTTCAGGTTTTATATTTCAAATAAGTAGTATGCCCTATTGGCTTCAAGTTATAACAAACTTTATACCTGCTACTTATTTTACAACTATTTTACAAACTTTGTTTCTAACAGGAGATGTATACGAAATCATCATTCCAAATACTTTATGGATGTTATTAATAGGTTTTGTACTTTTTACAATAATTTTTATAATCACAAAAAAGAAGTTAAGTTAA
- a CDS encoding ATP-binding cassette domain-containing protein: MSLVKILNISKSFGTTKAISNISLNIKEKKITGLVGPDGAGKTTLIRLMTGLLDIDEGELNVLNFSLPKEAKNVQEQIGYMPQKFGLYEDLTVFENLQLYADLQSIEKSKQKDRITELLEFINLKNFKSFLAKDLSGGMKQKLGLACALIKKPKLLLLDEPGVGVDPISRKELWAIVNQLIEENVTVIWSTAYLDEAALCDEVILLNEGKILFNGIPSDLSNTMKGKVFKIQGEIKDRRKTLRLALKNEDIKDGVILGNSVKLVCENKEKLPNLDSIEASNCKYEEIEPNFEDGFMNILKGEFNGESLLAKQMKQLDDNNYTHLIQAKNLTKKFGSFTATDNVNFKIKKGEIFGFLGPNGAGKSTTFKMLCGLMKPTSGSAEVLGMSLQESSYKARKEIGYMSQKFSLYGDISVYENLKFFAGVYGLKGKNKNKKIQDMIKIFELEKYKKTASKNLPLGYKQRLSLACAVMHDPVVLFLDEPTSGIDPQTRREFWNHIYAMVQKGMTIMVTTHFMDEAEYCDRIALIYKGKAIALDTPHNLISQISSEATMEEAFIELIKREDNNA; this comes from the coding sequence ATGTCGCTGGTTAAGATTCTTAATATTTCAAAAAGTTTTGGTACTACTAAAGCTATTTCAAATATTAGCCTAAATATAAAAGAAAAAAAAATCACTGGACTAGTGGGACCTGATGGAGCAGGGAAAACAACCTTAATAAGACTAATGACAGGTCTTTTGGATATTGATGAAGGGGAATTAAATGTTTTAAACTTTTCCCTTCCAAAAGAAGCAAAAAATGTCCAAGAACAAATTGGATATATGCCACAAAAATTTGGTTTATATGAAGATTTAACTGTCTTTGAAAATCTACAACTATATGCAGATTTACAATCAATAGAAAAATCAAAACAAAAAGATAGAATAACTGAACTTTTAGAATTTATAAACCTAAAAAACTTTAAATCTTTTTTAGCAAAGGATTTATCAGGGGGAATGAAACAAAAATTAGGTTTAGCTTGTGCTTTAATAAAAAAACCAAAACTTTTACTTCTTGATGAGCCAGGAGTTGGAGTTGATCCAATTTCAAGAAAAGAGTTATGGGCAATAGTAAACCAACTAATTGAAGAAAATGTTACAGTTATTTGGAGTACAGCCTACCTTGATGAAGCAGCTTTATGTGATGAAGTAATACTTCTAAATGAAGGAAAAATACTTTTTAATGGAATCCCTTCAGATTTAAGTAATACTATGAAAGGTAAAGTGTTTAAAATCCAAGGTGAAATTAAAGATAGAAGAAAAACACTAAGATTAGCACTCAAAAATGAAGATATCAAAGATGGAGTTATTTTAGGAAACAGTGTAAAACTTGTTTGTGAAAATAAAGAAAAACTGCCAAATCTTGATAGTATTGAAGCTTCTAATTGCAAATATGAAGAGATTGAACCAAACTTTGAAGATGGATTTATGAATATTTTAAAGGGTGAATTCAATGGAGAATCACTTCTAGCAAAACAAATGAAACAACTAGACGATAACAATTATACCCACCTGATTCAAGCAAAAAACCTAACTAAAAAATTTGGAAGTTTTACAGCAACTGATAATGTAAATTTTAAAATTAAAAAAGGGGAAATTTTTGGTTTTTTAGGACCAAATGGTGCAGGAAAATCTACAACATTTAAAATGTTATGTGGACTTATGAAACCAACATCTGGTAGTGCTGAAGTTTTAGGTATGAGTTTACAAGAATCATCATATAAAGCAAGAAAAGAGATTGGATATATGTCTCAAAAGTTTTCTTTGTATGGAGATATCTCTGTATATGAAAACCTAAAATTCTTTGCTGGTGTTTATGGTTTAAAGGGTAAAAATAAAAACAAAAAAATTCAAGATATGATAAAAATATTTGAACTTGAAAAATATAAAAAAACTGCTTCAAAAAACTTGCCTTTAGGATATAAACAGAGACTCTCACTTGCATGTGCAGTGATGCATGATCCAGTTGTATTGTTTTTAGATGAACCAACCTCAGGAATAGACCCGCAAACAAGACGGGAGTTTTGGAATCATATTTATGCAATGGTACAAAAAGGTATGACTATAATGGTTACAACCCACTTTATGGATGAAGCTGAATATTGTGACAGAATTGCACTTATATACAAAGGAAAAGCCATAGCTTTAGATACTCCCCATAATCTAATAAGTCAAATCTCATCTGAGGCAACTATGGAAGAGGCTTTTATTGAGCTAATCAAAAGGGAAGATAATAATGCCTAG
- a CDS encoding efflux RND transporter periplasmic adaptor subunit, producing the protein MKKITIYTLSFIIFILFTGCFKKEETTKFFGNVDLRTVTLGFRVSGKIDKLALDEGQTVKKGQTLASLKDDLYQQNYKAIQAQIKMQKAQIDKLENGYRQEEISKAKASYDRSVVSLNKAKKDYERNKKLKETNSISNQLFDDYTFAYEEAKAQVDLAKSSYEQMKNGYLKQDIQMAYAQLETLQANLEKAAIRIEDTKLISPNDGTILTRAHEVGAIVDVGTPIFEIALTDEFWIRSYIDEKYLGLIQANMKAKVYTDSKPDKPYDARVSFISAQAEFTPKNVQTQELRTQLVYRVRLIIENPDKFIRQGMPVTIEYEDLD; encoded by the coding sequence ATGAAAAAAATAACTATTTATACCCTATCATTTATTATTTTTATACTTTTTACAGGATGCTTTAAAAAAGAGGAAACAACTAAATTTTTCGGAAATGTAGATTTAAGAACAGTAACACTAGGATTTAGAGTATCAGGGAAAATTGATAAACTAGCATTAGATGAAGGACAAACTGTAAAAAAAGGTCAAACTTTAGCAAGTTTAAAAGATGATTTATACCAACAAAACTATAAAGCAATTCAAGCTCAAATAAAAATGCAAAAAGCGCAAATAGACAAGCTTGAAAATGGCTACAGACAAGAAGAGATTTCAAAAGCAAAAGCTTCATATGATAGAAGTGTTGTTTCTCTAAATAAAGCTAAAAAAGATTATGAAAGAAATAAAAAACTAAAAGAAACAAATTCTATTTCTAATCAACTTTTTGATGATTATACTTTTGCCTATGAAGAAGCAAAAGCACAAGTTGATTTGGCAAAAAGTAGTTATGAACAGATGAAAAATGGATACTTAAAACAAGATATCCAAATGGCTTATGCTCAACTTGAAACACTACAAGCAAACCTTGAAAAAGCAGCAATTCGTATTGAAGATACAAAACTTATTTCACCAAATGATGGAACTATTTTAACAAGAGCACATGAAGTTGGAGCAATTGTTGATGTGGGAACACCTATTTTTGAAATAGCTCTTACTGATGAGTTTTGGATTAGAAGCTATATTGATGAAAAATATCTAGGTTTGATTCAAGCTAATATGAAAGCAAAAGTTTATACAGATAGCAAACCTGATAAACCTTATGATGCAAGGGTTAGTTTTATCTCTGCTCAAGCAGAATTTACCCCTAAAAATGTCCAAACTCAAGAGTTAAGAACACAACTTGTTTATAGGGTAAGATTGATTATTGAAAACCCTGATAAGTTTATTAGACAAGGGATGCCTGTAACTATTGAATATGAAGATTTAGATTAA